In Salmo trutta chromosome 16, fSalTru1.1, whole genome shotgun sequence, a genomic segment contains:
- the LOC115150575 gene encoding rho guanine nucleotide exchange factor 25-like isoform X1, with translation MKGGHHQRGCGCQHLFRKVLAKCGCCYARVRESYSVAGSEGSITPSVGSVSPQASGISSPCSPSSPAGSRHSVSALKKWLTNPVRKLSVGGGGGVKGGGGCKEDRQVHRLDGKHPSPLLPNGQALGRPLEQGENYTILPCTDVDLGNDGLVSPAAYSPTHPLCHSYLSDLLQDRDTHSLNHHYSTILPGEEDGSSLIDDSTSQWSATMDSEEDRRSALEKSIYVLTELIETEKLYVDDLGLIVEGYMASMATHGIPEDMKGKDKIVFGNIHQIYDWHKDYLLGELEKCVSEPDRLAQLFIKHERRLHMYVVYCQNKPKSEHIVSEYIETYFEELRQQLGHRLQLNDLLIKPVQRIMKYQLLLKDFLKYYTKAGRDTSELERAVEVMCFVPKRCNDMMNVGRLQGFEGKITAQGKLLQQDTFTVSEQDSSFLSRAKERRVFLFEQLVIISEPIDRKKGFSLPGYTFKNSIKLSCLGVEDHCEEDPCRLVLTSRGPDGSVTRFVLQASSPETRRAWVNDLVQILETQRNFLNALQSPIEYQRRESNSLGRAMRAPVATTSGLRPHSSASIDRHRLPYLHSYNTSLPSLHLPSQGPTADTQSPLYLSPATPRPSHLPLKLSLSHEARHCQGVSNGLCPPTQHSLQGGTDCYHGAMPGEGGAYASHRPGNLDQLTELSLHEHEC, from the exons AGTCGTACTCTGTGGCCGGCAGTGAGGGCAGCATCACTCCATCCGTAGGCTCTGTGTCCCCCCAGGCCTCTGGCATCTCCAgcccctgctctccctcctcccctgctGGGTCGCGGCACTCCGTCAGTGCCCTGAAGAAGTGGCTCACCAACCCCGTCCGCAAGCTGAgcgtggggggaggaggaggagtgaaaggaggagggggatgCAAGGAGGACAGGCAGGTCCACAGGCTGGATGGGAAgcatccctctcccctcctccctaacGGCCAAGCCCTTGGAAGGCCTCTGGAGCAGGGGGAGAACTACACCATCCTCCCCTGCACTGATGTGGACTTG ggGAATGATGGCCTGGTGAGTCCAGCAGCATACTCTCCAACACACCCTCTCTGTCACAGCTACCTATCTGACCTACTACAGGACAGGGATACACACAGTCTG AACCATCATTATTCCACTATTCTCCCAGGAGAAGAAGATGGCTCCTCCCTGATTGATGACTCGACCAGCCAATGGTCAGCCACCATGGACagtgaggaggacaggaggagtgCCTTAGAGAAGAGCAT atatgTGCTGACAGAGCTGATAGAGACAGAGAAGTTGTATGTGGACGACCTGGGCCTCATAGTAGAG GGCTACATGGCCAGCATGGCCACTCACGGGATTCCAGAGGACATGAAGGGCAAAGACAAGATAGTGTTCGGGAACATCCACCAGATCTATGACTGGCATAAAGA CTATCTCCTGGGGGAGCTGGAGAAGTGTGTGTCTGAGCCCGACAGACTGGCCCAACTCTTCATCAAGcat GAGCGGCGTCTCCACATGTACGTAGTGTACTGTCAGAACAAGCCCAAGTCAGAGCACATTGTCTCAGAGTATATCGAGACCTACTTCGAG GAGCTGAGGCAGCAGCTGGGCCACAGACTACAACTCAACGACCTGCTCATCAAACCAGTACAGAGGATCATGAAATACCAACTACtgctcaag GACTTCCTGAAGTACTACACCAAAGCAGGAAGGGATACCTCAGAGCTGGAG AGAGCAGTGGAGGTGATGTGTTTCGTGCCCAAGCGCTGTAATGATATGATGAACGTGGGCAGGCTGCAGGGCTTTGAG gGGAAGATCACAGCCCAGGGGAAGCTGCTCCAGCAGGACACCTTTACAGTCAGTGAGCAGGACAGCAGCTTCCTGTCTCGTGCCAAGGAGAGGCGTGTCTTCCTGTTTGAACAGCTGGTCATTATCAGTGAGCCAATCGACAGGAAGAAAGGCTTCTCTCTGCCAGGGTACACCTTTAAAAACAGCATCAAG CTCAGTTGTCTGGGTGTGGAGGACCACTGTGAGGAGGACCCATGTCGTCTGGTGCTGACGTCCCGCGGGCCCGATGGGAGCGTGACGCGCTTCGTCCTACAGGCATCGTCCCCTGAGACGCGGAGGGCCTGGGTCAACGACCTGGTCCAGATCCTGGAGACACAGAGGAACTTCCTCAATG ctctccagtctcctataGAGTACCAGCGCAGGGAGTCCAACAGCCTGGGACGAGCCATGAGGGCGCCCGTGGCAACGACCTCTGGCCTGCGACCCCACTCCTCGGCCTCCATTGACCGCCACCGGCTACCTTACCTGCACTCCTACAACACCTCTCTGCCCTCCCTTCACCTGCCCAGCCAGGGACCCACTGCAGACACACAG TCCCCTCTGTACCTTAGCCCTGCAACACCCCgtccctctcacctccctctgaAGCTCAGCTTGTCCCATGAGGCCAGGCACTGCCAGGGGGTGTCCAACGGCCTGTGCCCCCCTACCCAGCACAGCTTACAG GGGGGTACTGACTGTTACCATGGAGCCATGCCGGGGGAGGGAGGGGCTTACGCATCACATCGCCCAGGCAACCTGGATCAGCTAACTGAACTCTCTCTGCATGAGCATGAGTGCTGA
- the LOC115150575 gene encoding rho guanine nucleotide exchange factor 25-like isoform X2: MKGGHHQRGCGCQHLFRKVLAKCGCCYARVRESYSVAGSEGSITPSVGSVSPQASGISSPCSPSSPAGSRHSVSALKKWLTNPVRKLSVGGGGGVKGGGGCKEDRQVHRLDGKHPSPLLPNGQALGRPLEQGENYTILPCTDVDLGNDGLVSPAAYSPTHPLCHSYLSDLLQDRDTHSLNHHYSTILPGEEDGSSLIDDSTSQWSATMDSEEDRRSALEKSIYVLTELIETEKLYVDDLGLIVEGYMASMATHGIPEDMKGKDKIVFGNIHQIYDWHKDYLLGELEKCVSEPDRLAQLFIKHERRLHMYVVYCQNKPKSEHIVSEYIETYFEELRQQLGHRLQLNDLLIKPVQRIMKYQLLLKRAVEVMCFVPKRCNDMMNVGRLQGFEGKITAQGKLLQQDTFTVSEQDSSFLSRAKERRVFLFEQLVIISEPIDRKKGFSLPGYTFKNSIKLSCLGVEDHCEEDPCRLVLTSRGPDGSVTRFVLQASSPETRRAWVNDLVQILETQRNFLNALQSPIEYQRRESNSLGRAMRAPVATTSGLRPHSSASIDRHRLPYLHSYNTSLPSLHLPSQGPTADTQSPLYLSPATPRPSHLPLKLSLSHEARHCQGVSNGLCPPTQHSLQGGTDCYHGAMPGEGGAYASHRPGNLDQLTELSLHEHEC, from the exons AGTCGTACTCTGTGGCCGGCAGTGAGGGCAGCATCACTCCATCCGTAGGCTCTGTGTCCCCCCAGGCCTCTGGCATCTCCAgcccctgctctccctcctcccctgctGGGTCGCGGCACTCCGTCAGTGCCCTGAAGAAGTGGCTCACCAACCCCGTCCGCAAGCTGAgcgtggggggaggaggaggagtgaaaggaggagggggatgCAAGGAGGACAGGCAGGTCCACAGGCTGGATGGGAAgcatccctctcccctcctccctaacGGCCAAGCCCTTGGAAGGCCTCTGGAGCAGGGGGAGAACTACACCATCCTCCCCTGCACTGATGTGGACTTG ggGAATGATGGCCTGGTGAGTCCAGCAGCATACTCTCCAACACACCCTCTCTGTCACAGCTACCTATCTGACCTACTACAGGACAGGGATACACACAGTCTG AACCATCATTATTCCACTATTCTCCCAGGAGAAGAAGATGGCTCCTCCCTGATTGATGACTCGACCAGCCAATGGTCAGCCACCATGGACagtgaggaggacaggaggagtgCCTTAGAGAAGAGCAT atatgTGCTGACAGAGCTGATAGAGACAGAGAAGTTGTATGTGGACGACCTGGGCCTCATAGTAGAG GGCTACATGGCCAGCATGGCCACTCACGGGATTCCAGAGGACATGAAGGGCAAAGACAAGATAGTGTTCGGGAACATCCACCAGATCTATGACTGGCATAAAGA CTATCTCCTGGGGGAGCTGGAGAAGTGTGTGTCTGAGCCCGACAGACTGGCCCAACTCTTCATCAAGcat GAGCGGCGTCTCCACATGTACGTAGTGTACTGTCAGAACAAGCCCAAGTCAGAGCACATTGTCTCAGAGTATATCGAGACCTACTTCGAG GAGCTGAGGCAGCAGCTGGGCCACAGACTACAACTCAACGACCTGCTCATCAAACCAGTACAGAGGATCATGAAATACCAACTACtgctcaag AGAGCAGTGGAGGTGATGTGTTTCGTGCCCAAGCGCTGTAATGATATGATGAACGTGGGCAGGCTGCAGGGCTTTGAG gGGAAGATCACAGCCCAGGGGAAGCTGCTCCAGCAGGACACCTTTACAGTCAGTGAGCAGGACAGCAGCTTCCTGTCTCGTGCCAAGGAGAGGCGTGTCTTCCTGTTTGAACAGCTGGTCATTATCAGTGAGCCAATCGACAGGAAGAAAGGCTTCTCTCTGCCAGGGTACACCTTTAAAAACAGCATCAAG CTCAGTTGTCTGGGTGTGGAGGACCACTGTGAGGAGGACCCATGTCGTCTGGTGCTGACGTCCCGCGGGCCCGATGGGAGCGTGACGCGCTTCGTCCTACAGGCATCGTCCCCTGAGACGCGGAGGGCCTGGGTCAACGACCTGGTCCAGATCCTGGAGACACAGAGGAACTTCCTCAATG ctctccagtctcctataGAGTACCAGCGCAGGGAGTCCAACAGCCTGGGACGAGCCATGAGGGCGCCCGTGGCAACGACCTCTGGCCTGCGACCCCACTCCTCGGCCTCCATTGACCGCCACCGGCTACCTTACCTGCACTCCTACAACACCTCTCTGCCCTCCCTTCACCTGCCCAGCCAGGGACCCACTGCAGACACACAG TCCCCTCTGTACCTTAGCCCTGCAACACCCCgtccctctcacctccctctgaAGCTCAGCTTGTCCCATGAGGCCAGGCACTGCCAGGGGGTGTCCAACGGCCTGTGCCCCCCTACCCAGCACAGCTTACAG GGGGGTACTGACTGTTACCATGGAGCCATGCCGGGGGAGGGAGGGGCTTACGCATCACATCGCCCAGGCAACCTGGATCAGCTAACTGAACTCTCTCTGCATGAGCATGAGTGCTGA
- the LOC115150575 gene encoding rho guanine nucleotide exchange factor 25-like isoform X3, with translation MKGGHHQRGCGCQHLFRKVLAKCGCCYARVRESYSVAGSEGSITPSVGSVSPQASGISSPCSPSSPAGSRHSVSALKKWLTNPVRKLSVGGGGGVKGGGGCKEDRQVHRLDGKHPSPLLPNGQALGRPLEQGENYTILPCTDVDLNHHYSTILPGEEDGSSLIDDSTSQWSATMDSEEDRRSALEKSIYVLTELIETEKLYVDDLGLIVEGYMASMATHGIPEDMKGKDKIVFGNIHQIYDWHKDYLLGELEKCVSEPDRLAQLFIKHERRLHMYVVYCQNKPKSEHIVSEYIETYFEELRQQLGHRLQLNDLLIKPVQRIMKYQLLLKDFLKYYTKAGRDTSELERAVEVMCFVPKRCNDMMNVGRLQGFEGKITAQGKLLQQDTFTVSEQDSSFLSRAKERRVFLFEQLVIISEPIDRKKGFSLPGYTFKNSIKLSCLGVEDHCEEDPCRLVLTSRGPDGSVTRFVLQASSPETRRAWVNDLVQILETQRNFLNALQSPIEYQRRESNSLGRAMRAPVATTSGLRPHSSASIDRHRLPYLHSYNTSLPSLHLPSQGPTADTQSPLYLSPATPRPSHLPLKLSLSHEARHCQGVSNGLCPPTQHSLQGGTDCYHGAMPGEGGAYASHRPGNLDQLTELSLHEHEC, from the exons AGTCGTACTCTGTGGCCGGCAGTGAGGGCAGCATCACTCCATCCGTAGGCTCTGTGTCCCCCCAGGCCTCTGGCATCTCCAgcccctgctctccctcctcccctgctGGGTCGCGGCACTCCGTCAGTGCCCTGAAGAAGTGGCTCACCAACCCCGTCCGCAAGCTGAgcgtggggggaggaggaggagtgaaaggaggagggggatgCAAGGAGGACAGGCAGGTCCACAGGCTGGATGGGAAgcatccctctcccctcctccctaacGGCCAAGCCCTTGGAAGGCCTCTGGAGCAGGGGGAGAACTACACCATCCTCCCCTGCACTGATGTGGACTTG AACCATCATTATTCCACTATTCTCCCAGGAGAAGAAGATGGCTCCTCCCTGATTGATGACTCGACCAGCCAATGGTCAGCCACCATGGACagtgaggaggacaggaggagtgCCTTAGAGAAGAGCAT atatgTGCTGACAGAGCTGATAGAGACAGAGAAGTTGTATGTGGACGACCTGGGCCTCATAGTAGAG GGCTACATGGCCAGCATGGCCACTCACGGGATTCCAGAGGACATGAAGGGCAAAGACAAGATAGTGTTCGGGAACATCCACCAGATCTATGACTGGCATAAAGA CTATCTCCTGGGGGAGCTGGAGAAGTGTGTGTCTGAGCCCGACAGACTGGCCCAACTCTTCATCAAGcat GAGCGGCGTCTCCACATGTACGTAGTGTACTGTCAGAACAAGCCCAAGTCAGAGCACATTGTCTCAGAGTATATCGAGACCTACTTCGAG GAGCTGAGGCAGCAGCTGGGCCACAGACTACAACTCAACGACCTGCTCATCAAACCAGTACAGAGGATCATGAAATACCAACTACtgctcaag GACTTCCTGAAGTACTACACCAAAGCAGGAAGGGATACCTCAGAGCTGGAG AGAGCAGTGGAGGTGATGTGTTTCGTGCCCAAGCGCTGTAATGATATGATGAACGTGGGCAGGCTGCAGGGCTTTGAG gGGAAGATCACAGCCCAGGGGAAGCTGCTCCAGCAGGACACCTTTACAGTCAGTGAGCAGGACAGCAGCTTCCTGTCTCGTGCCAAGGAGAGGCGTGTCTTCCTGTTTGAACAGCTGGTCATTATCAGTGAGCCAATCGACAGGAAGAAAGGCTTCTCTCTGCCAGGGTACACCTTTAAAAACAGCATCAAG CTCAGTTGTCTGGGTGTGGAGGACCACTGTGAGGAGGACCCATGTCGTCTGGTGCTGACGTCCCGCGGGCCCGATGGGAGCGTGACGCGCTTCGTCCTACAGGCATCGTCCCCTGAGACGCGGAGGGCCTGGGTCAACGACCTGGTCCAGATCCTGGAGACACAGAGGAACTTCCTCAATG ctctccagtctcctataGAGTACCAGCGCAGGGAGTCCAACAGCCTGGGACGAGCCATGAGGGCGCCCGTGGCAACGACCTCTGGCCTGCGACCCCACTCCTCGGCCTCCATTGACCGCCACCGGCTACCTTACCTGCACTCCTACAACACCTCTCTGCCCTCCCTTCACCTGCCCAGCCAGGGACCCACTGCAGACACACAG TCCCCTCTGTACCTTAGCCCTGCAACACCCCgtccctctcacctccctctgaAGCTCAGCTTGTCCCATGAGGCCAGGCACTGCCAGGGGGTGTCCAACGGCCTGTGCCCCCCTACCCAGCACAGCTTACAG GGGGGTACTGACTGTTACCATGGAGCCATGCCGGGGGAGGGAGGGGCTTACGCATCACATCGCCCAGGCAACCTGGATCAGCTAACTGAACTCTCTCTGCATGAGCATGAGTGCTGA